A window of Salmo trutta chromosome 5, fSalTru1.1, whole genome shotgun sequence contains these coding sequences:
- the b3gat3 gene encoding galactosylgalactosylxylosylprotein 3-beta-glucuronosyltransferase 3, giving the protein MATRMKLKLKTVFVLYFMVSLMGLIYALMQLGQRCDCAEHDMPKDRTISRLRGELHRLQEQMRKAEPTKPPQKLAVKPSQPTIYVITPTYTRFVQKAELTRLAQTFLHVPQLHWILVEDSPHKTPLVSGFLASSGLAYTHLHTPTPRDRKLQEGDPSWLKPRGAEQRNEGLRWLREDRRGQPGADTQLGVVYFADDDNTYSLKLFEEMRGTQRVSVWPVGLVGGMRYERPVVEAGKVVRFHTGWRPSRPFPLDMAGFAVSLKLVIANQDACFDGDAPMGFLESSFLQGLVTMDELEPKAENCTKVLVWHTRTEKPKMKREEALQKQGLGSDTAVEV; this is encoded by the exons ATGGCTACTAGGATGAAGTTAAAACTGAAGACTGTGTTTGTCCTCTACTTCATGGTCTCACTCATGGGCCTCATCTACGCTCTCATGCAGCTTG GCCAGCGCTGTGACTGTGCAGAGCATGACATGCCCAAGGACCGTACTATCTCTCGTCTGCGGGGGGAACTGCATCGGCTGCAGGAGCAAATGCGGAAGGCTGAGCCCACCAAACCCCCCCAGAAACTAGCAGTGAAACCGTCCCAACCCACCATCTACGTCATCACACCAACCTACACCAG GTTTGTCCAGAAAGCAGAGTTAACCCGGCTTGCCCAGACGTTCCTCCATGTCCCTCAGCTCCACTGGATCCTGGTGGAAGACTCTCCCCATAAAACCCCTCTGGTCTCTGGGTTCCTGGCCTCCAGCGGCCTGGCctacacacacctccacaccccCACGCCACGCGACCGCAAACTACAGGAG GGTGACCCTAGCTGGTTGAAGCCCCGCGGGGCGGAGCAGAGGAACGAGGGGCTACGGTGgctgagagaggacaggagggggcagCCTGGAGCAGACACACAGCTGGGGGTAGTCTACTTCGCTGATGACGACAACACATACAGCCTAAAGCTCTTTGAGGAG ATGCGTGGTACCCAGCGTGTCTCTGTGTGGCCAGTCGGCCTGGTGGGAGGGATGAGATATGAGAGACCTGTGGTCGAGGCGGGGAAGGTTGTACGCTTCCATACTGGCTGGCGCCCCAGCCGCCCCTTCCCATTGGACATGGCTGGCTTCGCCGTGTCGCTCAAGCTGGTGATAGCCAATCAGGACGCATGTTTCGACGGCGACGCACCGATGGGGTTCCTGGAAAGCAGCTTCCTGCAGGGATTGGTTACCATGGACGAACTGGAACCGAAGGCGGAGAATTgtaccaag GTGTTGGTGTGGCACACGCGGACAGAGAAGCCCAAGATGAAGCGAGAGGAAGCACTTCAGAAACAAGGCCTGGGTTCTGATACTGCTGTGGAGGTGTGA